The following coding sequences are from one uncultured Cohaesibacter sp. window:
- a CDS encoding MerR family transcriptional regulator: protein MKIGNLSQLTGLSVHTIRYYEKIGLLPDASRDAGGRRQYGMEIANWLTFLKHLKATGMGISNMVRYAQLRAEGPQTASDRKQMLEEQHKTVLQQIKDLQATLPVLEQKIEFYKDMEKAHVMEADNERDTSTIPRIRTAK from the coding sequence TTGAAGATTGGCAATCTATCACAACTCACCGGCTTGTCCGTCCACACCATCCGCTATTACGAGAAGATAGGCCTGTTGCCCGATGCCTCTCGCGATGCTGGCGGGCGGCGACAATATGGCATGGAAATCGCCAACTGGCTGACCTTCCTCAAGCATCTCAAAGCAACCGGAATGGGTATTTCCAACATGGTTCGCTATGCCCAACTGCGCGCAGAAGGGCCGCAAACTGCCAGTGATCGAAAGCAGATGCTGGAAGAGCAACACAAGACGGTGCTCCAACAGATCAAGGATCTGCAAGCGACACTTCCTGTTCTCGAACAAAAAATCGAATTCTACAAAGACATGGAAAAGGCCCATGTCATGGAGGCAGATAATGAACGAGACACAAGCACAATCCCCCGCATCCGAACAGCAAAATAG
- the truA gene encoding tRNA pseudouridine(38-40) synthase TruA, with protein sequence MPRYKLLIEYDGRPFSGWQRQENAPSVMALIEDSIFKFTHEKITLFGAGRTDTGVHATGQVAHIDLQRDWHSQKLNEALNFFLKETGVAVLKVWKVTDEFDSRFRAIRRYYRYRICNRRAPLTFEMGRAWLYSFPIDIEQMQLGADRLIGHYDFTTFRATACQAKSPWRTMEQLTVSREGEWVYLEAMARSFLHNQIRSIVGTLVEVGAGRKSPDWVSEILEARDRCACGPVAPPDGLYLTRVDYPEDLDYVIAEAPWRGHKAD encoded by the coding sequence ATGCCTCGTTACAAGCTACTGATCGAATATGATGGACGGCCCTTTTCCGGATGGCAACGTCAGGAGAATGCGCCTTCGGTTATGGCACTGATCGAGGATTCCATTTTCAAGTTCACCCATGAAAAGATCACCCTTTTCGGTGCAGGGCGAACCGACACGGGAGTTCATGCCACAGGGCAGGTGGCCCACATCGATTTGCAGCGGGATTGGCACAGCCAGAAACTCAATGAAGCCTTGAATTTCTTTCTCAAGGAAACCGGTGTGGCTGTGCTGAAGGTCTGGAAGGTAACCGACGAGTTCGACAGTCGCTTTAGAGCGATCCGGCGCTATTATCGCTATCGTATCTGCAACCGCCGTGCCCCTTTGACCTTCGAGATGGGCCGCGCGTGGCTTTACAGCTTCCCCATTGACATCGAGCAGATGCAGCTCGGGGCAGACCGGCTCATCGGGCACTATGATTTTACCACCTTCCGCGCCACGGCCTGTCAGGCCAAGAGCCCTTGGCGGACGATGGAGCAGCTCACGGTGAGCCGCGAAGGCGAATGGGTCTATCTGGAAGCCATGGCACGCTCATTCCTGCACAACCAGATTCGTTCCATTGTCGGTACGCTGGTTGAGGTTGGAGCCGGGCGAAAATCTCCAGACTGGGTGTCGGAAATTCTCGAGGCGCGAGATCGCTGTGCATGCGGTCCGGTCGCCCCTCCTGACGGGCTATATCTTACCCGCGTCGATTATCCCGAAGACCTTGATTATGTCATTGCCGAAGCCCCTTGGCGCGGGCACAAGGCGGATTAA
- the rmuC gene encoding DNA recombination protein RmuC, whose translation MNDIVITLGQHGITSFQILIGALALIGALVLWLLISLSRQNGERALALFEAQEQARRQKAQVDEMSRLQAEMTGRMQTMAEIFSTRQTEMSQALTNRMDGMGHRLAQTVTKSLGDQQRTTGEHLRALHERLALIDKAQGNITELSGRVVELQQILANKQARGAFGQGRMEAIIEDALPKHAYDFQFTLSNGKRPDCVIHIPNDTAVLVIDAKFPLEGWTGVKEASSPEEDKAARARFRNDVKKHIKDISERYFLVGETQDTAFMFVPSESLFADLHEQFDDVIQTAHRARIVIVSPSLLTLSIQVIQSILKDARMREQAHIIQREVTLLIEDVTRLDERVSKLQDHFGQTQKDVNQILTSTGKIVRRGRKIEEIDVSEAELQAKGQNLADQTDKAAKTPSLPDDEKDQGVPSAAKTPTFPLKGPYGIAGPKDAMPNIGSLFAAGKDEM comes from the coding sequence ATGAACGACATCGTGATCACTCTTGGCCAGCATGGCATAACCAGTTTCCAAATTCTGATCGGAGCTCTGGCTCTTATCGGGGCTCTGGTTTTGTGGCTTCTCATCAGCCTGTCGCGGCAGAATGGCGAACGCGCCTTGGCGCTTTTCGAAGCGCAAGAGCAAGCCCGCCGCCAAAAGGCTCAGGTGGATGAAATGTCCCGGCTTCAGGCAGAGATGACCGGACGCATGCAGACCATGGCGGAGATTTTCTCAACCCGCCAGACCGAAATGTCGCAAGCGCTCACCAACCGGATGGATGGCATGGGCCACAGGCTGGCTCAAACCGTAACCAAGAGCCTTGGGGATCAACAGCGCACGACGGGGGAGCATCTTCGCGCCCTGCATGAACGGCTGGCTCTGATCGACAAGGCCCAGGGCAACATCACCGAGCTGTCCGGTCGGGTGGTCGAGTTGCAGCAAATCCTTGCCAACAAGCAGGCTCGAGGCGCTTTCGGGCAAGGACGCATGGAAGCCATTATCGAAGATGCCTTGCCCAAGCATGCCTATGATTTCCAGTTCACCTTGTCCAATGGCAAACGGCCCGATTGCGTCATTCATATTCCCAACGACACCGCCGTCTTGGTGATCGACGCCAAATTTCCGCTGGAAGGTTGGACTGGTGTCAAAGAGGCATCCTCCCCGGAGGAAGACAAAGCGGCACGCGCGCGCTTTCGCAATGATGTCAAAAAGCATATCAAGGATATTTCCGAGCGCTATTTTCTCGTTGGCGAAACGCAGGATACGGCCTTCATGTTCGTGCCGTCCGAAAGCCTGTTTGCTGATTTGCATGAACAGTTTGACGATGTCATCCAGACCGCCCATAGGGCACGCATCGTCATTGTTTCTCCTTCCCTGCTCACCCTTTCCATTCAGGTCATCCAGTCGATCCTCAAGGATGCCCGCATGCGTGAGCAGGCCCACATCATTCAGCGCGAAGTCACGCTCTTGATTGAGGATGTTACGAGGCTGGATGAGCGGGTTTCCAAGCTGCAGGATCATTTCGGGCAAACCCAGAAAGACGTTAATCAGATCCTCACCTCCACCGGCAAGATCGTCAGACGCGGGCGCAAGATCGAGGAGATTGACGTCAGCGAAGCGGAGTTGCAGGCCAAGGGCCAGAATTTGGCCGATCAAACAGACAAGGCTGCAAAAACTCCATCTTTGCCTGATGACGAGAAAGATCAAGGGGTGCCCTCCGCAGCAAAAACACCCACTTTCCCTCTAAAAGGACCTTACGGCATAGCCGGGCCAAAAGACGCCATGCCCAATATTGGCTCATTATTCGCCGCAGGCAAAGACGAAATGTGA
- the dapE gene encoding succinyl-diaminopimelate desuccinylase codes for MTKVPTATDLASALIRCPSVTPEEAGVLSFLDDLLSPIGFEVNRPVFCEEGYPDVENMFAKISGGNGPHLAFAGHVDVVPAGDAALWTLPPFSGEIVDGNLFGRGAADMKGGVAAFVAATLRYIKNHGAPKGTVSFVLTGDEEGPAKNGTVKLMEWAAERGETFSASVLGEPTNPDTMGDMIKVGRRGSQSGTVTITGKQGHVAYPHLANNPVPVLAKIVEHVSAQTLDKGTDFFQPSNLEFISFDVGNPAWNVIPEQAAARFNVRFNDLWDADKLQKFVLEHASQCLPSDAFSLSVTLEADGSEAFLTRSDALIDRFSKAVEAVTGKKPELSTGGGTSDARFIKNYCPVIEFGLVGQTMHMVDEHVAVADLEQLADVYYAFMVDYFEQ; via the coding sequence ATGACCAAAGTTCCAACTGCAACGGACCTTGCCAGCGCCCTCATCCGATGCCCCAGTGTCACCCCGGAAGAAGCCGGTGTACTTTCCTTCCTTGACGATTTGCTGAGCCCGATCGGGTTTGAAGTAAACCGTCCGGTCTTCTGTGAAGAAGGCTATCCGGATGTTGAAAACATGTTTGCCAAGATCTCCGGCGGTAATGGCCCGCATCTGGCCTTTGCCGGCCATGTCGATGTTGTGCCTGCCGGGGATGCTGCGCTTTGGACACTGCCTCCATTTAGCGGCGAGATTGTCGATGGCAATCTCTTTGGCCGGGGGGCTGCCGATATGAAGGGTGGTGTTGCTGCCTTCGTTGCCGCCACGCTGCGCTATATTAAAAATCATGGAGCCCCCAAAGGCACCGTATCCTTCGTGCTTACCGGCGATGAAGAAGGCCCCGCGAAAAACGGCACTGTCAAACTGATGGAATGGGCCGCCGAGCGCGGAGAGACATTCTCGGCTTCCGTTTTGGGCGAACCGACCAATCCGGACACAATGGGTGACATGATCAAGGTTGGCCGCCGCGGCAGCCAGTCCGGCACGGTCACAATCACTGGCAAGCAAGGCCATGTCGCTTATCCGCATCTTGCCAACAATCCAGTTCCCGTCTTGGCGAAGATCGTCGAGCATGTCAGTGCGCAGACCCTTGATAAAGGGACGGACTTCTTCCAGCCAAGCAATCTGGAATTCATCTCCTTTGACGTAGGCAATCCGGCTTGGAATGTTATTCCCGAACAGGCCGCGGCCCGTTTCAATGTGCGCTTTAATGACCTGTGGGACGCAGACAAGCTGCAGAAATTCGTACTTGAGCACGCATCCCAATGTCTGCCGAGCGATGCCTTCTCGCTTTCGGTTACGCTGGAAGCTGACGGAAGCGAGGCCTTTCTGACGCGCTCGGATGCCCTGATCGACCGTTTTTCCAAAGCGGTTGAGGCAGTGACCGGCAAAAAACCTGAGCTTTCCACCGGCGGCGGTACATCAGATGCACGCTTCATCAAGAATTATTGCCCGGTTATCGAGTTCGGTCTTGTTGGCCAGACGATGCACATGGTCGACGAGCATGTGGCGGTTGCCGATCTGGAACAGCTTGCCGATGTCTATTACGCCTTCATGGTTGACTATTTCGAGCAATAA
- the recR gene encoding recombination mediator RecR codes for MASHVAGPEIEKLIKLLSRLPGLGPRSARRVALHLIKNKDQLLVPLSEAMAVAVEKVQVCEVCGNIDSASPCTICTDTRRDPSVLVVVEDVSDLWALERASVINAAYHVLGGTLSPLDGVGPDDLNIAGLLKRTAQGEIREIILAVNATVEGQTTAHYITDQLQEQAKRLKQTNPDFEPIKISQLAHGVPIGGELDYLDEGTLLQAIRSRKVFE; via the coding sequence ATGGCAAGTCATGTTGCTGGGCCGGAAATTGAAAAGCTGATCAAGCTTCTCTCGCGCTTGCCCGGATTGGGGCCGCGTTCGGCCCGACGGGTGGCGCTGCACCTGATCAAGAACAAGGACCAGCTTCTGGTGCCTCTGTCCGAGGCCATGGCTGTTGCTGTTGAGAAAGTGCAGGTCTGCGAGGTCTGCGGCAACATCGATAGCGCCAGTCCCTGCACTATTTGCACCGATACACGGCGAGACCCTTCGGTGCTCGTCGTCGTGGAGGATGTCTCCGACCTTTGGGCCTTGGAGCGGGCATCGGTTATCAATGCCGCCTACCATGTTCTGGGGGGCACACTCAGTCCCCTTGATGGTGTCGGTCCTGATGATTTGAATATCGCAGGCCTCCTCAAGCGTACCGCCCAAGGGGAGATCCGGGAAATCATTCTGGCCGTCAACGCGACAGTCGAAGGGCAGACAACCGCCCACTATATTACCGATCAACTGCAAGAGCAGGCCAAACGCCTCAAACAGACCAATCCTGACTTTGAGCCCATCAAGATATCGCAGCTGGCTCACGGCGTGCCGATTGGTGGCGAATTGGACTATCTTGATGAAGGCACGCTGCTGCAGGCAATAAGAAGCCGGAAGGTCTTTGAATAG
- a CDS encoding L,D-transpeptidase family protein, whose translation MMSSKGRLLLGVGFLLSGISAVSATEAPLEEAAVPEIATTSAQAPLASQEDAPIQIIVSRKDQRLKVYRGQEVIATSRVSTGKTGHSTPTGIFSILEKKRQHFSNIYDSAPMPYMQRLTWSGVALHESGSVPNYPASHGCVRLPRGFARELFGMTERGAHVVIANREAEPERIDDLSLFQPKQSQLADKLTELSLGVAEPTQGHGKLELLSDRPSNDPLSEKLSMRLNLLDQIRKSDAPIRVFITRQPRGNVVREVQVMLNKLGFDAGEPDGLAGKATYAAVRDFIKSKEGSIEARVMPLKAVIDKNLLTALYHAAGAGEVPTGHIYVRSNFKPVFDAPIMIKEPNLPLGVHLLTAMKDEKDASKLDWLAVNLTDRYNDTMQDRLGLEQDAEQDGLVAFRDVLDRIEISDEVLAQINSLVNSGSSITISDRGFSRETTPVGTDFIVLTKPDLSASQPATAKQIERKKPVKPKTVARNSTRPAIEEAPRKKGLFSFLINRGASIDEVKTR comes from the coding sequence ATGATGAGTTCTAAAGGGCGATTGTTACTCGGTGTGGGATTTTTATTGTCCGGGATCAGTGCTGTTTCTGCAACAGAGGCTCCTCTCGAAGAGGCCGCAGTTCCAGAAATAGCCACCACGTCCGCTCAGGCGCCTTTGGCATCTCAAGAAGACGCTCCAATCCAGATCATTGTTTCTCGCAAGGATCAGCGCCTGAAAGTCTACCGCGGACAAGAGGTAATCGCCACCTCTCGGGTTTCCACCGGCAAAACAGGCCATTCCACCCCTACGGGAATATTCTCCATTCTTGAGAAGAAACGCCAGCATTTCTCGAACATCTATGATAGCGCACCAATGCCATATATGCAGCGTTTGACCTGGTCAGGTGTGGCATTGCATGAATCCGGATCCGTTCCCAATTACCCTGCATCTCATGGCTGTGTGCGGTTGCCCCGTGGTTTTGCCAGAGAACTGTTCGGCATGACTGAGCGCGGCGCCCATGTGGTGATTGCGAACCGGGAGGCCGAACCTGAGCGGATCGATGACTTGTCGCTCTTCCAGCCCAAGCAAAGCCAATTGGCAGACAAGCTGACCGAGCTTTCTCTTGGTGTTGCCGAGCCAACTCAAGGACACGGAAAACTCGAACTGCTCTCGGATCGCCCATCCAATGATCCCTTGTCCGAAAAGCTTTCCATGCGTCTCAATCTGCTCGACCAGATCAGAAAAAGTGATGCTCCCATCCGCGTCTTTATAACGCGCCAGCCACGCGGCAATGTTGTTCGTGAAGTGCAGGTCATGCTGAACAAGCTTGGCTTTGATGCTGGTGAGCCGGACGGTCTGGCGGGCAAGGCCACTTATGCCGCCGTGCGGGACTTTATCAAATCAAAAGAGGGAAGCATTGAGGCTCGGGTGATGCCGCTCAAGGCCGTCATCGACAAAAATCTTCTTACGGCGCTTTATCATGCAGCTGGTGCTGGCGAAGTGCCAACCGGTCACATTTATGTTCGCTCCAACTTCAAACCCGTTTTTGATGCTCCAATCATGATCAAGGAGCCGAACCTGCCGCTTGGTGTGCATTTGTTGACGGCGATGAAAGACGAAAAGGATGCTTCAAAGCTCGATTGGCTCGCGGTCAATCTGACGGATCGATATAACGATACCATGCAAGACCGGTTGGGGCTGGAACAGGACGCTGAACAAGATGGCTTGGTTGCCTTCCGCGATGTTCTTGATCGCATAGAAATTTCCGATGAGGTTCTGGCCCAGATTAACAGCTTGGTCAACAGCGGCTCGTCCATAACGATCTCAGACCGGGGCTTCAGCCGCGAAACGACACCTGTTGGCACGGATTTTATCGTTTTGACCAAACCGGACCTTTCTGCCTCCCAGCCTGCAACTGCAAAGCAGATCGAGAGAAAAAAGCCCGTTAAGCCGAAAACAGTGGCTCGCAACAGCACACGCCCGGCCATCGAAGAAGCACCCAGGAAGAAGGGGCTTTTCTCCTTTCTGATCAACAGAGGCGCGAGCATAGACGAGGTAAAAACACGCTAA
- a CDS encoding DUF805 domain-containing protein → MTFEGLLFDSRGEIGRRDFWFAHLFLFPMEIGAAFLFRVDKNELCSQDPSTFLGKAYYAALVVMAFVFLFMWYCVVIKRLRKIGRSHKSFFAYAIPILLTLSALAPHFPLSCSVGFQTRLMFLTPLIPFWLIYFVDLGILNRKPATEEEPEQPITAI, encoded by the coding sequence ATGACATTCGAAGGCTTGCTGTTTGACAGTCGGGGCGAAATCGGTCGCCGGGATTTCTGGTTTGCCCATTTGTTTCTGTTTCCAATGGAGATTGGCGCGGCCTTTCTGTTTCGTGTCGACAAAAACGAGCTTTGCTCGCAGGATCCGTCAACTTTTCTGGGCAAGGCCTATTATGCCGCGCTGGTCGTCATGGCCTTTGTCTTTCTGTTCATGTGGTATTGTGTAGTCATCAAGCGGCTGAGAAAAATCGGGCGCAGCCACAAGAGCTTCTTTGCCTATGCCATTCCAATCCTGTTAACGCTGAGCGCTCTGGCTCCCCACTTCCCGCTGTCCTGCTCCGTGGGTTTCCAGACAAGGCTGATGTTTCTTACCCCCCTGATCCCCTTCTGGCTCATCTATTTTGTTGATCTTGGAATCTTGAACCGCAAGCCTGCCACAGAAGAAGAGCCCGAGCAGCCGATCACGGCAATCTAG
- a CDS encoding PAS domain-containing protein, producing MIKKVSPTGIERRFGDTEILVSRTDKQGHITYCNEFFRDITGYKNKALLGQPHNCMRHPNMPRSIFKALWDGLAAKEDVFGYVQNLTTNGDYYWSFIHIAPSRDEEGNVKGYEATRRVPNRMAISDTIEPLYKELCDIENKFKDKEKSVAAGSRRLASLLEEKSTSYRNFVLSV from the coding sequence ATGATAAAAAAAGTTTCTCCTACCGGTATCGAAAGACGTTTTGGTGACACGGAGATCCTCGTTAGCAGAACCGATAAGCAAGGTCATATCACCTATTGTAACGAGTTTTTCCGGGATATCACCGGCTACAAAAACAAGGCTTTGCTCGGTCAGCCGCACAATTGTATGCGCCATCCGAATATGCCCCGTTCCATTTTCAAAGCTCTATGGGATGGTCTGGCGGCGAAGGAAGACGTGTTTGGTTATGTACAGAACCTGACCACCAACGGTGACTACTATTGGAGCTTCATTCATATTGCCCCTTCTCGCGATGAAGAAGGCAACGTGAAGGGCTATGAAGCAACGCGTCGTGTGCCCAATCGCATGGCGATTAGCGACACCATCGAGCCATTGTACAAAGAACTGTGCGACATTGAAAACAAGTTCAAGGACAAGGAAAAGAGCGTTGCGGCGGGTAGCCGTCGACTAGCTTCCCTGTTGGAAGAAAAGTCTACGTCCTATCGCAACTTCGTTCTTTCGGTCTGA
- the fmt gene encoding methionyl-tRNA formyltransferase: MRVVFMGTPDFSVPTLMEIVGQGHEVVAVYSQPPRPAGRGMEERKTPVHQAADQLGLPVFTPTSLKSEEEQEKFRALDADVAVVVAYGLLLPKAILDAPREGCLNLHGSLLPRWRGAAPIQRAIMAGDAETAVQVMRMDEGLDTGDVCMSEIIPITDEMTAEDLHDKMMVLGADLMVRALGALSRGLLTSQPQAEDGVTYAKKIDKAESRIDFSKSAREVHNIIRGLSPFPGAWCEMTIRGKKQRVKLLRSELADGAGVPGSLLDDAMTVACGEGAVRLVKLQRAGKGAMNADEFLRGADLTIGDVIA; the protein is encoded by the coding sequence CTGCGCGTCGTTTTTATGGGAACGCCCGACTTTTCGGTTCCAACGCTCATGGAAATTGTTGGGCAGGGCCATGAAGTGGTGGCTGTTTACAGTCAACCGCCCCGTCCGGCCGGTCGCGGCATGGAAGAGCGCAAGACGCCGGTGCATCAGGCTGCCGATCAGCTTGGCTTGCCGGTTTTCACGCCGACCTCTCTGAAGTCTGAGGAAGAGCAGGAAAAGTTCCGGGCTCTCGACGCCGATGTTGCGGTCGTCGTGGCCTATGGATTGTTGCTGCCCAAGGCGATCCTTGATGCGCCGCGTGAAGGGTGCCTCAATTTGCACGGCTCTCTTTTGCCGCGCTGGCGCGGTGCCGCCCCGATCCAGCGGGCGATCATGGCCGGTGATGCCGAAACGGCAGTTCAGGTCATGCGTATGGACGAGGGTCTGGACACGGGCGACGTCTGCATGTCCGAAATCATACCCATCACCGATGAGATGACCGCAGAAGACCTGCATGACAAAATGATGGTGCTCGGTGCAGACCTGATGGTGCGTGCGCTCGGAGCCCTCTCTCGAGGCCTTCTCACCTCACAGCCTCAGGCAGAAGACGGGGTCACCTATGCCAAGAAGATCGACAAGGCCGAAAGCCGGATCGATTTTTCCAAGAGCGCCAGAGAGGTTCACAATATCATTCGCGGGCTGTCTCCTTTCCCCGGCGCCTGGTGTGAAATGACCATTCGCGGCAAGAAGCAGCGCGTCAAACTGCTGCGCTCCGAGCTGGCCGACGGCGCTGGTGTTCCCGGTTCCCTTCTGGATGACGCCATGACGGTGGCCTGCGGCGAGGGGGCCGTGCGTCTCGTCAAGCTTCAGCGCGCTGGCAAAGGCGCCATGAATGCCGACGAGTTTTTGCGCGGAGCGGACTTGACCATCGGCGATGTGATTGCCTAA
- the def gene encoding peptide deformylase yields the protein MAVMDIVTLPDPILRKQSLPVERVDDDLRRLIDNMFETMYKAPGVGLAGIQVGVDRRLFVMDTSHEENDPICMINPKITLQSEELNTHEEGCLSIPEFYAEVDRPKIVTMEFLDRDGKQQKLELDGLAATCAQHEFDHLNGALFIDYLSKLRRDRVIKKFTKLAKQKEKNIL from the coding sequence ATGGCTGTGATGGATATTGTAACATTGCCGGATCCGATCCTGCGAAAGCAGTCGCTTCCGGTTGAGCGCGTGGACGATGATCTGCGCCGTCTGATCGATAACATGTTTGAAACCATGTATAAGGCCCCGGGCGTTGGCTTGGCAGGCATACAGGTTGGCGTGGACAGACGTCTTTTCGTGATGGACACTTCCCACGAAGAGAATGACCCCATTTGCATGATCAACCCCAAGATCACGCTTCAATCTGAAGAGCTGAACACCCATGAAGAAGGGTGTTTGTCGATCCCGGAATTCTATGCAGAGGTTGATCGGCCAAAGATCGTGACGATGGAGTTTCTTGATCGTGATGGCAAACAGCAGAAGCTTGAGCTGGATGGCTTGGCTGCGACCTGTGCCCAGCATGAATTTGACCATCTCAATGGCGCTCTGTTCATCGATTATCTTTCGAAACTGCGCCGTGATCGGGTGATCAAGAAATTCACCAAGCTGGCAAAGCAGAAAGAAAAGAACATCCTGTAG
- a CDS encoding carboxymuconolactone decarboxylase family protein translates to MNETQAQSPASEQQNSALTRARSYCDAHHPGLEEHLNEWFGDMLPDFGESLIEWAYGRHYSRPGLDSRTRQLATVAALTVLGGQTAPQLKINIEHTLAVGASKQEIVEVIWQMAVYGGLPAAINGLNAAKEVFAATSEGVIS, encoded by the coding sequence ATGAACGAGACACAAGCACAATCCCCCGCATCCGAACAGCAAAATAGCGCCCTGACAAGAGCTAGAAGCTACTGCGATGCACACCACCCCGGTCTGGAAGAGCATTTGAATGAATGGTTCGGCGACATGCTGCCAGATTTTGGGGAAAGCCTGATCGAGTGGGCTTATGGGCGACACTATTCCCGCCCCGGCCTTGATAGCAGAACGCGCCAGCTGGCCACCGTTGCCGCTCTCACAGTGCTCGGAGGACAAACCGCGCCACAGCTCAAGATCAACATTGAGCACACACTTGCTGTCGGAGCCAGCAAACAGGAAATCGTGGAAGTCATCTGGCAGATGGCTGTCTATGGTGGACTGCCTGCCGCTATCAATGGCCTTAACGCCGCCAAGGAGGTTTTCGCAGCAACCAGCGAAGGTGTCATTTCCTGA
- the dapD gene encoding 2,3,4,5-tetrahydropyridine-2,6-dicarboxylate N-succinyltransferase produces the protein MTQVDLAALQSSIEEGFEARDSINSSTTGDIRDAVEKALTLLDNGYVRVAEKAADGNWVVNQWLKKAVLLSFRLNAMEVIKGGPGDATWWDKVPSKFDGWGGIDFENAGFRAVPNCTVRRSAFIGKGVVLMPSFVNLGAYVDEGTMIDTWATVGSCAQIGKHVHLSGGAGIGGVLEPLQAGPVIIEDNCFIGARAEVAEGVIVREGSVLSMGVYLGASTKIVDRSTGEIFMGEVPPYSVVVSGTMPGKPLPDGTPGPNLYCAVIVKRVDERTRSKTSINDLLRD, from the coding sequence ATGACGCAAGTTGATCTGGCCGCGCTTCAAAGCTCCATCGAAGAAGGCTTCGAGGCACGAGATTCCATCAATAGCAGCACGACCGGCGACATCAGAGACGCAGTCGAAAAAGCTCTTACTCTTCTGGACAACGGCTATGTGCGCGTTGCCGAAAAGGCCGCTGACGGCAACTGGGTCGTCAACCAGTGGCTCAAAAAGGCTGTGTTGCTGTCATTCCGTCTCAATGCCATGGAAGTCATCAAGGGTGGTCCGGGTGATGCGACATGGTGGGACAAGGTGCCTTCCAAATTTGACGGCTGGGGCGGTATCGATTTTGAAAATGCCGGCTTCCGTGCCGTTCCAAACTGCACCGTGCGCCGTTCCGCCTTCATAGGCAAAGGCGTTGTACTCATGCCATCGTTCGTAAACTTGGGCGCTTATGTTGACGAAGGCACCATGATTGACACTTGGGCAACCGTCGGGTCTTGCGCCCAGATCGGCAAGCATGTGCATCTGTCTGGCGGCGCTGGCATCGGCGGTGTGCTGGAGCCATTGCAGGCAGGTCCGGTGATCATTGAAGACAATTGCTTTATTGGCGCCCGTGCTGAAGTTGCCGAAGGCGTTATTGTTCGTGAGGGATCGGTTCTTTCCATGGGTGTCTATCTTGGTGCATCAACCAAGATTGTTGACCGCAGCACCGGCGAAATCTTCATGGGCGAAGTTCCGCCTTATTCCGTGGTTGTTTCCGGCACCATGCCAGGCAAGCCACTGCCAGATGGCACCCCGGGGCCGAACCTTTATTGCGCCGTGATCGTCAAGCGCGTGGACGAACGCACCCGTTCCAAAACCTCGATCAACGATCTGCTGCGCGACTGA